A genomic window from Sanguibacter antarcticus includes:
- a CDS encoding DNA-formamidopyrimidine glycosylase family protein gives MPEGDTVLLTARRLDAALSGRPLVRSELRWPRVPVDELTGLVVVETVAYGKHLLTRLDDGWTLHTHLRMDGSWRVARTGAPDASARGAFVRAVLANETWTCVGHRLGMLDLVRTRDEHQLVGHLGPDILADDFTDRLDLLAPGGTVAGPLGACTVGDLLLDQTFVAGIGTLFACEGLFRLKMWPWSRARDVDVVTLLLTIRRHMLRGVAVPVDGREVKVHARAGRPCARCGDRVVRGVVGSAPTERPMFYCPTCQVPRPGQTDEGPGVTS, from the coding sequence GTGCCTGAAGGCGACACCGTGCTCCTCACGGCCCGCCGCCTCGATGCCGCGCTCAGCGGTCGACCGCTCGTCCGCTCCGAGCTGCGATGGCCTCGCGTCCCGGTCGACGAGCTCACCGGTCTCGTCGTCGTCGAGACCGTCGCGTACGGAAAGCATCTGCTCACGCGCCTCGACGACGGCTGGACTCTTCACACCCACCTGCGCATGGACGGGAGCTGGCGCGTGGCCCGCACCGGCGCGCCCGACGCTTCAGCGAGAGGCGCGTTCGTCCGTGCGGTCCTCGCGAACGAGACCTGGACCTGCGTCGGGCACCGGCTCGGCATGCTCGACCTCGTACGGACACGAGACGAGCACCAGCTCGTCGGCCATCTCGGCCCGGACATCCTCGCGGACGACTTCACCGATCGTCTCGACCTGCTGGCTCCCGGCGGCACCGTGGCGGGTCCCCTCGGCGCGTGCACGGTGGGTGATCTTCTCCTCGACCAGACGTTCGTCGCAGGCATCGGGACGCTCTTCGCGTGCGAAGGACTCTTCCGTCTCAAGATGTGGCCGTGGTCTCGTGCACGCGACGTGGACGTCGTCACGCTCCTTCTCACCATCCGACGGCACATGCTCCGAGGAGTCGCAGTCCCGGTGGACGGTCGTGAGGTCAAGGTGCACGCCCGAGCGGGACGACCGTGCGCGCGGTGCGGTGACCGGGTGGTGCGAGGCGTCGTCGGATCGGCTCCGACCGAGCGGCCGATGTTCTACTGCCCGACCTGCCAGGTTCCCCGCCCCGGGCAGACAGACGAGGGCCCCGGTGTCACGTCGTGA
- a CDS encoding DUF3046 domain-containing protein produces MRNREFWDLVDEVFGRAYGRTLASDQVLSALDDQTAEQAIEAGVEPRTVWHVLCDAMDVPDRRRWGHDEFRQAPPPR; encoded by the coding sequence GTGCGAAATCGAGAGTTCTGGGATCTGGTGGACGAGGTCTTCGGCCGCGCGTACGGTCGGACGCTCGCGTCCGACCAGGTCCTGAGCGCGCTCGACGACCAGACGGCAGAACAAGCGATCGAGGCGGGCGTCGAGCCGCGCACGGTGTGGCACGTCCTCTGCGACGCCATGGACGTCCCGGACCGGCGACGGTGGGGTCACGACGAGTTCCGGCAGGCTCCACCGCCACGGTGA
- the recA gene encoding recombinase RecA: MAAPADREKALEAALAQIDRNFGKGSVMRLGDEIRAPAEIIPTGSIALDVALGIGGLPRGRVVEIYGPESSGKTTLALHAVANAQRAGGIAAFIDAEHALDPEYAKKLGVDTDALLVSQPDTGEQALEIMDMLIRSGAIDVVVIDSVAALVPKAEIEGEMGDSHVGLQARLMSQALRKITGALSQSNTTAIFINQLREKIGVFFGSPETTTGGKALKFYASIRLDIRRIETLKEGTEPVGNRTRVKVVKNKMAPPFKQAEFDILYGVGISREGGLIDMGVEHGFVRKSGSWFTYDGDQLGQGKENSRGFLRDNPDLAKELERRILEKLGVGVQPGSTETAAAGAPAKADAPAKADAPVKAAATTAAKTSAAKSKKVDF, encoded by the coding sequence ATGGCCGCACCAGCAGACCGCGAGAAGGCACTCGAGGCGGCGCTCGCTCAGATCGACCGCAACTTCGGTAAAGGATCGGTCATGCGTCTCGGCGACGAGATCCGCGCTCCTGCCGAGATCATCCCGACCGGATCGATCGCGCTGGATGTCGCCCTCGGTATCGGGGGGCTCCCGCGCGGACGCGTCGTCGAGATCTACGGCCCCGAGTCCAGCGGAAAGACGACCCTCGCGCTCCACGCTGTCGCCAACGCCCAGCGCGCCGGCGGTATCGCTGCCTTCATCGACGCCGAGCACGCGCTCGACCCCGAGTATGCGAAGAAGCTCGGCGTGGACACCGACGCTCTGCTCGTCTCCCAGCCGGACACGGGCGAGCAGGCGCTCGAGATCATGGACATGCTCATCCGTTCGGGTGCCATCGACGTCGTCGTCATCGACTCCGTCGCCGCACTCGTGCCGAAGGCCGAGATCGAGGGCGAGATGGGTGACAGCCACGTCGGTCTCCAGGCCCGTCTCATGTCCCAGGCGCTCCGCAAGATCACGGGTGCACTGAGCCAGTCCAACACCACGGCGATCTTCATCAACCAGCTGCGCGAGAAGATCGGTGTCTTCTTCGGCTCGCCGGAGACGACGACAGGAGGCAAGGCGTTGAAGTTCTACGCCTCGATCCGTCTCGACATCCGTCGCATCGAGACCCTCAAGGAGGGGACCGAGCCCGTGGGTAACCGCACCAGGGTCAAGGTCGTCAAGAACAAGATGGCACCCCCGTTCAAGCAGGCGGAGTTCGACATCCTCTACGGCGTCGGCATCTCGCGCGAGGGTGGGCTCATCGACATGGGCGTGGAGCACGGCTTCGTGCGCAAGTCCGGATCGTGGTTCACCTACGACGGTGACCAGCTGGGTCAGGGCAAGGAGAACTCTCGCGGGTTCCTGCGCGACAACCCGGATCTCGCCAAGGAGCTCGAGCGCCGCATCCTGGAGAAGCTCGGCGTCGGTGTCCAGCCTGGCTCCACCGAGACCGCCGCCGCTGGAGCGCCGGCCAAGGCCGATGCGCCGGCCAAGGCTGACGCCCCGGTGAAGGCTGCGGCCACGACGGCTGCGAAGACTTCGGCAGCGAAGAGCAAGAAGGTCGACTTCTGA
- the pgsA gene encoding CDP-diacylglycerol--glycerol-3-phosphate 3-phosphatidyltransferase, producing the protein MTSPNASPWNAANIVTMLRIAMVPFFAWALLADGGHTVTWRLVAAAIFILAAATDRLDGYLARKNDMVTDLGKILDPIADKVLIGTALVVLSALGDVWWWVTVLILAREAGITLMRFLILRYAVMPASRGGKLKTVLQSVAIAIYLFPLHEMPAVLGWLGAAVMAAALVVTLGTGVDYAIKGWQVRRDARAAGAAHSGARAAVQDDEA; encoded by the coding sequence GTGACCTCACCTAACGCTTCTCCGTGGAACGCTGCCAACATCGTGACGATGCTGCGGATCGCCATGGTCCCCTTCTTCGCGTGGGCGCTGCTGGCCGACGGCGGGCACACCGTGACGTGGCGGCTCGTGGCGGCAGCGATCTTCATCCTCGCTGCAGCGACAGACCGGCTGGACGGCTACCTCGCGCGCAAGAACGACATGGTGACCGACCTCGGCAAGATCCTCGATCCGATCGCCGACAAGGTCCTCATCGGTACAGCGCTCGTCGTGCTCTCGGCGCTGGGTGACGTGTGGTGGTGGGTGACGGTGCTCATCCTCGCTCGCGAGGCAGGCATCACTCTCATGCGGTTCTTGATCCTCCGCTACGCCGTCATGCCGGCGTCGCGCGGTGGAAAGCTCAAGACGGTCTTGCAGTCGGTCGCGATCGCGATCTACCTCTTCCCGCTCCATGAGATGCCGGCCGTGCTCGGGTGGCTCGGCGCCGCTGTCATGGCTGCGGCGCTGGTGGTGACGCTCGGGACCGGCGTCGACTATGCGATCAAGGGCTGGCAGGTGCGCCGCGACGCCCGCGCCGCAGGTGCGGCGCACAGCGGCGCTCGCGCCGCTGTCCAGGACGACGAGGCCTGA
- a CDS encoding CinA family protein: MLPVAARVLELLERSELSLAVAESLTGGLLVAELVAVPGASRVVRGGVVAYATDLKHSLLGVDAGVLAAHGAVTGDVARQMAEGVCQRLDAEVGVATTGVAGPDSQDGREPGTVFLAVHREGAGTRTEEHAFAGDRAAVQDASVRAALALLEEVLR, encoded by the coding sequence ATGCTCCCGGTCGCGGCCCGTGTCCTTGAGCTTCTCGAGCGCTCGGAGCTGTCGCTCGCGGTCGCGGAGTCGTTGACCGGGGGGTTGCTGGTCGCCGAGCTGGTCGCGGTCCCGGGCGCGTCCCGCGTCGTCCGTGGCGGGGTGGTGGCCTATGCGACGGATCTCAAGCACAGCCTGCTCGGCGTCGACGCAGGTGTGCTGGCCGCGCACGGAGCCGTCACCGGCGACGTCGCGCGGCAGATGGCCGAGGGAGTGTGCCAGCGGCTGGACGCAGAGGTCGGGGTGGCGACGACCGGAGTGGCGGGCCCAGACTCTCAAGACGGACGTGAGCCGGGCACCGTCTTTCTCGCGGTGCACCGCGAGGGGGCCGGGACGCGCACGGAAGAGCATGCTTTCGCCGGTGACAGAGCTGCAGTCCAGGACGCGAGCGTGCGGGCTGCGCTGGCGCTCCTCGAGGAGGTGCTCCGATGA
- a CDS encoding regulatory protein RecX: MSPGEEESPAVPVLSRLEQQEKARSILLRILAAAPKSRSQLEASLARKEIDEDVATELLDRFEEVGLVDDEDYAARIVRARFAERHQARRAIAHELNRKGIAPDTAERALSQLDADDEAVAALDLARARLRRTASLERTVRIRRAMGALARKGYAPGVAMSSIHQALAEESAASTETELAYDDVSWIDDDL; this comes from the coding sequence ATGTCTCCTGGGGAAGAGGAGTCGCCCGCGGTCCCGGTGCTGTCTCGCCTCGAGCAGCAGGAGAAGGCGCGATCGATCCTCCTGCGCATCCTTGCCGCTGCCCCGAAGAGCCGATCGCAGCTGGAAGCCAGCCTCGCTCGCAAAGAGATCGACGAGGACGTCGCGACGGAGCTCCTCGACCGCTTCGAAGAGGTCGGCCTCGTCGACGACGAGGACTACGCGGCACGCATCGTCCGAGCGCGGTTCGCGGAACGGCACCAGGCGCGTCGCGCGATCGCTCACGAGCTCAACCGCAAGGGCATCGCGCCTGACACCGCGGAGCGTGCCCTGAGTCAGCTCGACGCAGACGACGAGGCCGTCGCAGCCCTCGACCTGGCGCGGGCGCGGCTGCGCCGGACCGCGAGTCTCGAGCGGACCGTGAGGATCCGGCGCGCGATGGGCGCGCTCGCCCGCAAGGGCTACGCGCCGGGAGTCGCGATGTCGTCCATCCACCAGGCGCTCGCGGAAGAGTCCGCAGCCAGCACCGAAACCGAGCTCGCGTACGACGACGTCTCCTGGATCGACGACGACCTCTGA
- a CDS encoding helix-turn-helix domain-containing protein: MVVLRREIGDVLRDARQRQGRTLREVSSAARVSLGYLSEVERGQKEASSELLGSICDALDAPLSLILREVSDRIAVAEGLLVPDTLPADFAAMGRAQPERGMRHSAGSLQPVG, translated from the coding sequence ATGGTTGTACTACGCCGAGAGATCGGGGACGTACTGCGAGATGCTCGTCAACGGCAGGGGCGGACGCTCCGTGAGGTGTCCTCGGCTGCGCGGGTCTCGCTCGGATACCTGAGCGAGGTCGAGCGTGGACAGAAGGAAGCATCGTCGGAGCTCCTCGGATCGATCTGTGACGCTCTCGACGCGCCGCTGTCGTTGATCCTTCGTGAGGTCAGCGACCGCATCGCGGTCGCTGAAGGCCTCCTCGTCCCGGACACTCTGCCAGCGGACTTCGCCGCCATGGGGCGTGCGCAGCCAGAGCGTGGGATGCGCCACTCTGCTGGCTCGCTCCAGCCGGTCGGCTGA
- a CDS encoding DEAD/DEAH box helicase has protein sequence MPRPPDVPDDPALRAGAALAQLGRATQSWFAGAFESPTAAQSGAWSAVASGHHALVVAPTGSGKTLAAFLWALDTLLDPDGPEAEAVARCRVLYVSPLKALAADVERNLRSPLTGIRQAAARLGTPVREVTVGTRTGDTPAAERRRFATRPPDILITTPESLYLILTSAARAGLSGVETVIIDEIHAVAGTKRGAHLAVSLERLDALTQAPVQRIGLSATVTPVDAVATFLAGTRRLDDGGRPVAVVQPAASKRIEVDVVVPVPDLADLRGATLPGRPDHDPSTDPALDGPDLTGQGGGRPARPSVWPHVEERVVDLVAAHRSTLVFTNSRRGAERLTSRMNEVWAERHGEDVDAPGDRHAAEIQAQSGAAAGAPPVLARAHHGSMSRAERTHTETELKEGRLPAVVSTSSLELGIDMGSIDLVVQIGAPPSVASGLQRVGRAGHQVGAVSRGVVFPMHRGDLVPSTVIAERMRAGQIESLTVLRNPLDVLAQHIVAMVAVEDWDVEELAAVIRRSAPFETLGRGALHSVLDMLSGRYPSEDFGELRARIVWDRVTGRLSARPGALRLAVTSGGTIPDRGLYGVFLASGNDADADAPSHGAAHRGGRRVGELDEEMVYESRIGDTFTLGSSTWRIEDITHDRVLVTPAPGVPGRLPFWKGDSPGRPVELGRAVGAWLRAAGELVAPRATQGGARSGTVPSTSADDPVDASPWAGLDPWAADNLRAYLTEQIAATGVLPDDRTVLVERFRDELGDWRIVIHSPFGAKVHAPWALVLAGRIRARFGIDAATMHSDDGIVLRLPDVGDYADAGRTSSGRVALSEDRDTDAVDLTDLLIDPEEVTAAVQAELGQSALFGARFREAASRALLLPRRSPDRRQPLWQQRQRSAQLLSVAADYPDFPIVLEAVRECLQDEFDVRSLVSLMRDLESGTVRVLEVTTPSPSPFAQSLLFGYTAQFIYDGDAPLAERRAAALTLDPELLAELMGHEGASQVADLLDPDAVLRTERELAWLTEDRRARHGEDVWEMLRRIGPSTLDDVVARTLDDARPHVPGWLAELERSRRVIQVRLAGVEPSGHWAAIEDAGRLRDALGVALPVGVPETFTEVLPDPLGDLVRRYARTHGPFTVRDLAQHYGLGTAVVADVLARHVARGAVVTGRLRPDALGGSGVDFCDAEVLRTLRRRSLAALRSEVEPVPQEALGVFLPRWQSFGTLRGVDGLYRVVEQLSGAGLPASILETQILPARVTDYSPAMLDELSTSGEVIWCGHHPVPGSRGSQDGIVSLHLAETASLTLPLVDDSAEHADGSLHALVLAALDGGGGFFLPHLADAVGASVADTLGAAWDLVWEGRITNDSLGPLRARLGQQAPTPRPRAGARAGRRGLRPSFAVTPARDARARDSSSSLRAVDAGGGGRWSALPARDTDPVRRTHALATVLLDRHGVLSRAVASAENVSSRYGDVYRVLATLENAGQVRRGYFVEHLGGSQFALPGAVDLLRAVDGEAARTVARAAPRVAICLAATDPANPYGAAVAWPTPHASSAPRVPSQDETTPEPSASTGAGTHRPGRKVGAQVVLVDGALTFFLERSGRSLVTFTDDPHRLGPAALALAEAFATGRLGRSHIRRIDGQDALLGASGIARPAILSALLDAGFSMTPSGVRWSPARTAPPPTVRPAGLRGATGA, from the coding sequence GTGCCTCGACCACCAGACGTTCCCGACGACCCCGCGCTGCGGGCGGGCGCTGCGCTCGCGCAGCTCGGCCGAGCCACCCAGAGCTGGTTCGCCGGCGCGTTCGAGAGTCCGACTGCAGCTCAGTCCGGCGCATGGTCCGCCGTGGCGTCAGGTCACCATGCTCTCGTCGTCGCACCGACAGGGTCCGGGAAGACTCTCGCCGCTTTCCTCTGGGCGCTCGACACCCTGCTCGACCCGGACGGCCCTGAGGCCGAGGCCGTCGCCAGGTGCCGGGTCCTCTACGTGTCCCCGCTCAAGGCCCTCGCCGCCGACGTCGAGCGCAACCTGCGCTCACCCTTGACAGGCATCCGCCAGGCCGCTGCCCGCCTCGGGACACCCGTCAGAGAGGTCACGGTGGGGACCCGGACAGGCGACACCCCCGCTGCGGAGCGTCGCCGCTTCGCTACCCGCCCACCCGACATCCTCATCACGACACCCGAGTCGCTCTACCTCATCCTCACCTCAGCAGCCCGCGCAGGCCTCAGCGGCGTCGAGACGGTGATCATCGACGAGATCCACGCTGTCGCCGGGACCAAGCGCGGAGCACACCTGGCGGTGTCCCTCGAACGTCTCGATGCGCTGACCCAGGCTCCGGTCCAGCGGATCGGCCTCTCTGCGACAGTCACGCCGGTCGATGCGGTCGCGACGTTCCTCGCCGGGACCCGGAGGCTGGACGACGGCGGCCGGCCGGTCGCCGTCGTCCAGCCTGCCGCGAGCAAGCGCATCGAGGTCGACGTCGTCGTCCCGGTGCCAGACCTCGCCGACCTGCGTGGTGCCACGCTGCCCGGCCGTCCTGACCACGACCCGTCGACGGACCCCGCCCTCGACGGACCGGACCTCACCGGCCAGGGTGGCGGGCGTCCGGCGCGCCCCTCGGTGTGGCCGCACGTCGAAGAACGCGTCGTCGACCTCGTCGCAGCACACCGGTCGACGCTCGTCTTCACCAACTCGCGTCGCGGGGCCGAGCGGCTCACGTCCCGGATGAACGAGGTGTGGGCCGAACGCCACGGTGAGGACGTCGACGCGCCGGGCGACCGTCACGCTGCCGAGATCCAGGCACAGTCCGGGGCAGCGGCCGGTGCACCACCCGTCCTCGCGCGCGCTCACCACGGCTCGATGAGCCGGGCCGAGAGGACACACACCGAGACCGAGCTCAAGGAGGGACGGCTGCCCGCGGTGGTCTCGACATCGTCTCTCGAGCTCGGCATCGACATGGGCTCGATCGACCTGGTCGTCCAGATCGGCGCGCCGCCATCGGTCGCGAGCGGTCTGCAGCGTGTCGGACGCGCCGGCCACCAGGTCGGCGCGGTCTCCCGCGGCGTGGTCTTCCCGATGCACCGTGGGGACCTCGTACCGTCGACCGTCATCGCCGAACGGATGCGAGCAGGCCAGATCGAGAGCCTGACCGTGCTCCGCAACCCCCTCGACGTGCTCGCCCAGCACATCGTGGCGATGGTCGCTGTCGAGGACTGGGACGTCGAGGAGCTCGCAGCTGTCATCCGCAGGTCCGCACCGTTCGAGACGCTCGGACGCGGGGCTCTGCACTCCGTGCTCGACATGCTCTCCGGTCGTTATCCGAGCGAAGACTTCGGCGAGCTGCGAGCGCGCATCGTGTGGGACCGCGTCACCGGCCGCCTCTCGGCCCGTCCCGGCGCCCTGCGTCTCGCTGTAACGAGCGGCGGCACCATCCCCGACCGAGGTCTCTACGGGGTCTTCCTTGCCTCCGGGAACGACGCAGACGCCGACGCGCCGTCCCACGGCGCCGCTCACCGTGGTGGACGACGGGTGGGTGAGCTCGACGAAGAGATGGTGTACGAGTCGCGCATCGGTGACACGTTCACGCTCGGGTCGAGCACCTGGCGGATCGAAGACATCACGCACGACCGGGTCCTCGTGACACCGGCTCCCGGGGTCCCCGGTCGTCTGCCCTTCTGGAAGGGTGACTCTCCGGGCCGGCCGGTCGAGCTCGGCAGGGCCGTCGGGGCGTGGTTGCGGGCTGCCGGGGAGCTCGTCGCCCCACGAGCGACACAGGGAGGCGCCAGGTCCGGGACTGTCCCCAGCACGAGCGCTGACGACCCCGTCGACGCGAGCCCGTGGGCCGGTCTCGACCCGTGGGCCGCCGACAACCTCCGCGCCTACCTGACCGAGCAGATCGCCGCCACAGGCGTCCTCCCAGACGACAGGACGGTGCTCGTCGAGCGCTTCCGGGACGAGCTGGGCGACTGGCGGATCGTCATACACTCCCCGTTCGGAGCCAAGGTCCACGCTCCGTGGGCGCTCGTCCTGGCGGGGCGCATCCGTGCACGGTTCGGGATCGATGCGGCGACGATGCACTCCGACGACGGAATCGTCCTGCGGCTTCCCGACGTGGGCGACTACGCCGACGCCGGTCGCACCTCCTCGGGCAGGGTGGCGCTCTCCGAGGACCGGGACACCGACGCGGTCGACCTGACGGACCTGCTCATCGATCCGGAGGAGGTCACTGCCGCGGTCCAGGCCGAGCTCGGACAGTCGGCACTCTTCGGGGCGCGGTTCCGCGAGGCTGCGTCTCGGGCTCTCCTCCTGCCGCGCCGCAGCCCAGACCGCCGTCAGCCTCTCTGGCAGCAGCGCCAGCGGTCGGCTCAGCTGCTCAGCGTGGCAGCAGACTACCCCGACTTCCCGATCGTGCTCGAAGCCGTGCGGGAGTGCCTCCAGGACGAGTTCGACGTCCGGTCGCTCGTCTCCCTCATGCGTGATCTCGAGTCAGGAACGGTCCGCGTGCTCGAGGTGACGACCCCCTCGCCGTCCCCGTTCGCCCAGTCGTTGCTCTTCGGCTACACCGCCCAGTTCATCTATGACGGTGACGCCCCGCTGGCCGAGCGTCGCGCGGCTGCGCTGACGCTCGACCCGGAGCTCCTCGCCGAGCTCATGGGCCACGAGGGCGCGTCCCAGGTCGCGGACCTTCTCGACCCAGACGCCGTCCTGCGGACCGAGCGCGAGCTCGCGTGGCTCACGGAGGACAGGCGTGCGCGTCACGGCGAGGATGTCTGGGAGATGCTCCGCCGGATCGGCCCGTCGACGCTCGACGACGTGGTGGCGCGAACGCTCGACGACGCACGACCTCACGTACCGGGATGGCTCGCCGAGCTCGAGAGGTCTCGACGGGTCATCCAGGTCCGTCTCGCCGGGGTCGAGCCGTCAGGACACTGGGCAGCGATCGAGGACGCCGGGCGCCTGCGGGACGCTCTCGGTGTCGCGCTGCCTGTCGGCGTGCCCGAGACGTTCACCGAGGTCCTCCCCGACCCCCTCGGCGACCTCGTGCGACGTTACGCCCGCACCCACGGTCCCTTCACCGTCCGCGACCTCGCACAGCACTACGGGCTGGGGACGGCCGTCGTCGCGGACGTCCTCGCGCGTCATGTCGCGCGCGGCGCCGTCGTGACAGGCCGGCTGCGGCCCGACGCGCTCGGTGGCTCCGGCGTGGACTTCTGCGACGCTGAGGTGCTGCGCACCCTCCGTCGACGGTCGCTGGCTGCCCTGCGCTCCGAGGTGGAGCCCGTCCCGCAAGAGGCGCTCGGCGTCTTCTTGCCCCGGTGGCAGTCGTTCGGCACGCTGCGGGGCGTCGACGGCCTCTACCGGGTGGTCGAGCAGCTCTCCGGCGCGGGCCTGCCCGCCTCGATCCTCGAGACCCAGATCCTGCCTGCACGGGTGACCGACTACTCCCCCGCGATGCTCGACGAGCTGAGCACCTCGGGGGAGGTGATCTGGTGCGGGCACCATCCCGTCCCCGGCTCACGTGGCAGCCAGGACGGGATCGTCAGCCTGCACCTGGCCGAGACTGCCTCGCTCACCCTCCCGCTCGTCGACGACAGCGCCGAGCATGCGGACGGGTCGCTCCATGCCCTCGTCCTCGCCGCCCTCGACGGCGGGGGCGGCTTTTTCCTCCCGCACCTCGCTGACGCCGTCGGGGCTTCCGTCGCCGACACCCTCGGTGCGGCGTGGGACCTCGTCTGGGAAGGCCGGATCACGAACGACAGCCTCGGGCCGCTGCGCGCCCGTCTCGGTCAGCAGGCGCCCACGCCTCGGCCGCGGGCTGGGGCTCGCGCTGGGCGTCGCGGCCTGCGACCGTCCTTCGCCGTCACGCCCGCGCGAGACGCTCGTGCGCGGGACTCGAGCTCTTCGCTGCGCGCTGTCGACGCAGGCGGCGGTGGGAGATGGTCTGCTCTGCCCGCCAGAGACACCGACCCGGTCCGCCGGACGCACGCGCTCGCCACCGTCCTTCTCGACCGGCACGGTGTGCTCTCCCGAGCAGTCGCGTCCGCGGAGAACGTCTCGTCGCGCTATGGCGACGTCTACCGGGTCCTCGCGACCTTGGAGAACGCTGGTCAGGTGCGCCGCGGATACTTCGTCGAGCATCTGGGGGGTTCGCAGTTCGCCCTTCCCGGAGCCGTCGACCTGCTCCGCGCCGTCGACGGCGAAGCCGCCCGCACCGTGGCCCGCGCGGCCCCGCGGGTCGCGATCTGCCTCGCGGCCACCGACCCCGCCAACCCGTACGGGGCGGCGGTCGCCTGGCCGACGCCCCACGCCTCCTCTGCTCCTCGCGTGCCCTCGCAGGACGAGACGACGCCCGAGCCGAGCGCGAGCACTGGCGCAGGAACACACCGACCGGGCCGAAAGGTCGGCGCTCAGGTGGTGCTCGTCGACGGCGCGCTGACCTTCTTCCTCGAACGCTCCGGCCGGAGCCTCGTGACCTTCACCGACGACCCGCACCGGCTCGGACCAGCAGCCCTCGCTCTGGCCGAGGCGTTCGCAACCGGTCGGCTCGGCCGTTCCCACATCCGACGGATCGACGGGCAGGACGCACTTCTCGGCGCTTCCGGCATCGCCCGGCCAGCGATCCTCTCAGCGTTGCTCGACGCCGGCTTCTCCATGACACCGTCGGGAGTGCGGTGGTCACCTGCCAGGACTGCTCCCCCTCCTACCGTCCGTCCCGCCGGCCTACGAGGTGCGACCGGTGCCTGA